In a genomic window of Acidobacteriota bacterium:
- a CDS encoding winged helix-turn-helix domain-containing protein, with protein MQRGNGTSQEAASRRGRRRRSARGQPRRLRFGNFEFDPETLELHSARESIRLQPQPAKLLRLLIASRGAVVSRAAVRRHLWPDEIHVEFDQSMNSCVKRIRVALGDSAEAPRYIETLPRIGYRFLQPVMEVREGDPRLPARRDAPTAPKPRPRSRRIAAAVLAAVGAALGIVLTVLIWHALDSRPGTADGPPRQVLAVLPFAALENWTGAEPFRQALAQELITSLARHRSQNLAVVAQDAGPDVDTGAAVPGVHADFVLDGRVQREQGTLRVWARLLLAKDGTVLWTEAYDGAEDEILVFQTEVSARIGDAVLGRLAQLVEESPAPQLAPPGAGAAG; from the coding sequence ATGCAGCGCGGTAACGGCACGTCGCAAGAGGCAGCGTCCAGGCGCGGCAGGCGCCGACGCAGCGCCAGAGGCCAGCCGCGCCGGCTGCGTTTCGGCAACTTCGAGTTCGATCCCGAGACGCTCGAACTGCACAGCGCCAGGGAGTCGATTCGGCTCCAGCCGCAGCCGGCCAAGCTGCTTCGCCTGCTGATCGCCAGCCGCGGCGCCGTCGTGTCGCGCGCGGCGGTTCGGCGGCACCTCTGGCCCGACGAGATCCACGTCGAGTTCGACCAGAGCATGAATTCCTGCGTCAAACGCATTCGGGTAGCGCTCGGGGATAGCGCGGAGGCTCCCCGCTATATCGAGACGCTTCCGCGGATCGGTTATCGATTCCTGCAGCCCGTGATGGAGGTTCGGGAAGGTGATCCGCGGCTGCCGGCTCGGCGGGACGCGCCGACCGCCCCGAAACCCCGCCCGCGGTCTCGACGGATCGCGGCTGCAGTGCTCGCAGCGGTGGGCGCGGCCCTCGGAATCGTCCTCACGGTCCTGATCTGGCATGCCCTGGACTCCCGGCCCGGCACCGCCGACGGGCCGCCGCGCCAGGTACTTGCGGTCCTGCCCTTCGCCGCCCTCGAGAACTGGACCGGGGCCGAGCCCTTCCGCCAGGCCCTGGCCCAGGAACTCATCACCTCACTCGCCCGCCACCGCTCGCAGAACCTCGCGGTCGTGGCCCAGGACGCCGGGCCCGACGTGGATACCGGCGCGGCGGTGCCCGGTGTCCATGCCGACTTCGTCCTCGACGGCCGCGTTCAGCGCGAGCAGGGCACGCTCCGGGTGTGGGCGCGCCTGCTGCTCGCGAAGGACGGCACCGTGCTGTGGACCGAGGCCTACGACGGCGCGGAGGACGAGATCCTCGTCTTCCAGACCGAAGTGAGCGCCCGGATCGGCGACGCCGTGCTCGGGCGGTTGGCGCAGCTCGTCGAGGAATCCCCGGCGCCGCAGCTAGCTCCGCCAGGAGCCGGGGCGGCCGGGTAA
- the ychF gene encoding redox-regulated ATPase YchF — MQLGILGLPKAGKTALFNALTASRQETAKFKASRTTNVGVAHVDDPRLERLRELYSPRRYVPAQVRFVDVPGIDRGRGETLDLAELRMMDALVHVVRAFEDPELVHPAGGVDPARDVAAVDLELILADYELVERRLERLVQAEKRGLTDREKRERALLSERVLPALEAETSLRSMEFGDDEEKQLRGYGLLSLKPMLVVLNVDEEVAGDRDAITGLELPPGADGLSVSAALEEEISRLEPEDRGAFLAEAGLDEPSAVRVVRAGYRLLGLISFFTVGEDEVRAWTIRRGDTAGTAAGAVHSDIERGFIRAEVVDWRELIDAGSMAACRDRGTLRLEGRGYPVRDGEVVHFRFNV, encoded by the coding sequence ATGCAGCTCGGCATCCTCGGCCTGCCGAAGGCGGGCAAGACGGCGCTCTTCAACGCGCTGACGGCCTCGCGTCAGGAGACCGCGAAGTTCAAGGCGTCCAGGACGACGAACGTCGGCGTCGCGCACGTCGACGATCCGCGCCTGGAGAGGCTCCGCGAGCTCTACAGCCCGCGGCGCTACGTGCCGGCGCAGGTGCGGTTCGTGGACGTCCCGGGCATCGACCGCGGCCGGGGCGAGACCCTCGACCTGGCCGAGTTGCGGATGATGGACGCCCTCGTTCACGTCGTGCGCGCGTTCGAGGATCCGGAACTCGTCCACCCGGCCGGCGGCGTCGACCCGGCGCGCGACGTCGCCGCGGTCGACCTGGAGCTGATCCTCGCGGACTACGAGCTGGTCGAGCGCCGGCTCGAGCGCCTGGTCCAGGCCGAGAAGCGGGGCCTCACCGACCGGGAGAAGCGCGAGCGCGCACTATTGTCCGAGCGTGTTCTTCCCGCGCTCGAAGCAGAGACGTCGCTGCGGTCGATGGAGTTCGGCGACGATGAAGAGAAGCAGTTGCGGGGCTACGGACTGCTGTCCCTGAAGCCGATGCTGGTCGTCCTGAATGTCGACGAGGAGGTCGCGGGCGACCGGGACGCAATCACCGGTCTCGAGCTTCCGCCCGGAGCCGACGGGTTGAGCGTCAGCGCTGCCCTCGAAGAGGAGATCTCGCGCCTCGAGCCGGAGGACCGCGGCGCCTTTCTGGCCGAAGCGGGCCTGGACGAGCCCAGCGCGGTGCGCGTGGTGAGGGCGGGCTACCGCCTCCTGGGGCTGATTTCCTTCTTCACCGTCGGCGAGGACGAGGTGCGTGCCTGGACCATTCGCCGCGGCGACACGGCCGGAACCGCGGCGGGGGCCGTTCACTCGGACATCGAACGCGGCTTCATCCGCGCCGAGGTCGTCGACTGGCGGGAGCTGATCGACGCTGGCTCGATGGCCGCCTGCCGGGACCGCGGAACATTGCGTCTGGAGGGCCGGGGCTACCCGGTGCGGGACGGCGAGGTCGTTCACTTCCGGTTCAACGTATGA
- a CDS encoding outer membrane lipoprotein carrier protein LolA, producing the protein MKLPVRAAALATVVATAVGFGAAAAPAAADPWQVLDDFRGALQSSGPLSAGFVQTFVPFGFAPEDGETERGSLAIDLPGCLRWDYFPPFEKAFLLCGRTVHHWNPGETVGQRYDLSEQPAPGLDFFLLTTSDLRERYEAELDTAEGNRLRLFLRPLEPSEDVVEVQVVIDAGDQRLRELTYYDAQRNENRFQVGDYRSGAPSGRFEPPAGIDWEEP; encoded by the coding sequence GTGAAGTTACCGGTCCGGGCTGCTGCGCTGGCGACCGTCGTCGCCACCGCGGTCGGCTTCGGCGCGGCCGCGGCGCCCGCCGCCGCTGACCCGTGGCAGGTCCTCGACGACTTCCGCGGGGCGCTTCAGAGTTCGGGCCCCCTGTCGGCGGGCTTCGTGCAGACCTTCGTCCCCTTCGGCTTCGCGCCCGAGGACGGGGAAACCGAGCGCGGCAGCCTCGCCATCGACCTCCCCGGCTGCTTGCGCTGGGACTACTTCCCGCCGTTCGAGAAGGCGTTTCTGCTCTGCGGACGCACGGTCCACCACTGGAATCCCGGCGAGACGGTCGGCCAGCGCTACGACCTCTCGGAACAGCCCGCGCCCGGTCTCGACTTCTTCCTGCTGACGACCAGCGACCTCAGGGAACGTTACGAGGCGGAGCTGGACACGGCGGAAGGGAACCGCCTGCGCCTCTTCCTGCGGCCGCTCGAGCCGAGCGAGGACGTGGTGGAAGTGCAGGTGGTGATCGACGCCGGGGACCAGCGGTTGCGCGAACTGACCTACTACGACGCCCAGCGCAACGAGAACCGCTTCCAGGTCGGCGACTACCGCTCCGGCGCGCCGTCCGGCCGCTTCGAACCGCCGGCGGGCATCGATTGGGAAGAACCGTAG
- the kdsA gene encoding 3-deoxy-8-phosphooctulonate synthase — translation MADGFELAPGVALGGGALPVIAGPCVIEGRDWLVGFGQELQAMSHRLGLPLIFKSSFDKANRSSGDSFRGPGLEDGLKALEEVKAATGLPVLTDVHEPGQCGAAAEVCDVLQIPAFLCRQTDLVIEAAATGRALLIKKGQFMAPADMARTVDKARATGNARVAVTERGSSFGYHNLVVDMRSFRILAEHGIAVLYDVTHSLQLPGAREKESGGDRRFAEPLTRAAIAAGAAGLYLEVHPDPDSARCDRETQLPLQRAEPLLLSALEIHRSRAAEGPWV, via the coding sequence TTGGCAGACGGCTTCGAGCTCGCGCCGGGGGTCGCGCTCGGCGGCGGCGCGCTGCCGGTGATCGCCGGCCCCTGCGTGATCGAGGGCCGCGACTGGCTGGTCGGCTTCGGCCAGGAACTCCAGGCGATGAGCCATCGTCTGGGTCTGCCGCTGATCTTCAAGTCCTCCTTCGACAAGGCGAACCGCAGCTCCGGCGACAGCTTCCGGGGTCCCGGACTGGAGGATGGACTCAAGGCGCTCGAGGAGGTCAAGGCGGCCACCGGCCTCCCGGTGCTGACCGACGTCCACGAGCCGGGCCAGTGCGGCGCCGCCGCCGAGGTCTGCGACGTGCTCCAGATCCCGGCGTTCCTCTGCCGGCAGACCGACCTGGTGATCGAGGCCGCGGCCACCGGCAGAGCCCTCCTGATCAAGAAGGGACAGTTCATGGCGCCCGCCGACATGGCGAGGACGGTCGACAAGGCGCGGGCGACCGGCAACGCCCGCGTCGCCGTTACCGAGCGCGGCAGCTCGTTCGGCTACCACAACCTGGTCGTCGACATGCGGAGCTTCCGGATCCTGGCCGAGCACGGGATCGCCGTGCTCTACGACGTGACCCACTCGCTGCAGCTTCCCGGGGCGCGGGAGAAGGAGAGCGGCGGCGACCGCCGTTTCGCCGAACCCCTGACGCGGGCCGCCATCGCCGCCGGCGCCGCCGGCCTCTACCTGGAGGTGCACCCCGACCCGGACAGCGCGCGCTGCGACCGGGAAACGCAGTTGCCGCTCCAGCGGGCCGAGCCCCTGCTGCTGTCCGCGCTCGAGATCCACCGTTCGCGGGCGGCCGAGGGCCCCTGGGTTTGA
- a CDS encoding GDSL-type esterase/lipase family protein → MAGSYLIGSPGSAPRALRLAVATLIGAIAFGASATAQTPSRCKAFGDSITAGVGDEPGREAPGYPPRLEELVPGLVVDNRGVGAERTPEGLARIDGVLAEPGDCLLLMEGTNDISRGISPETTLFNLDRMASRAAEAGRAPYHATLIPRLLNARFDPNNVENQDLVQAIRRLAAERGRGLVDPFEVFGTRPRLFREYYYAGEEDPVGHPNGPGYDLLAAVFADVLLGTDTVPPVPTRLEPAHGAIQVPAEATVEVEVTDFGSDIVGGSATLVVGGTLAPAPVVDDDGRRLHWSYKPPVPLSGVVTMTLRAWDLNGNVYSRLLGRFQVHGAVIPPGDVDRDGRVTGSDLVRLGLAFGAGASSRRYDADADLDGSGQVDGEDLAVLAANFGAGV, encoded by the coding sequence TTGGCCGGTAGCTACCTCATCGGGTCCCCTGGCAGCGCCCCGCGGGCCCTCCGGCTCGCCGTCGCGACCCTCATCGGCGCCATCGCGTTCGGTGCCTCCGCCACTGCCCAGACGCCCAGTCGCTGCAAGGCATTCGGCGACAGCATCACGGCCGGCGTGGGCGACGAACCGGGGCGGGAGGCGCCCGGCTACCCGCCGCGCCTGGAGGAACTGGTTCCCGGGCTCGTCGTCGACAACCGCGGCGTGGGCGCCGAGCGGACCCCGGAGGGGCTGGCGCGAATCGACGGCGTGCTCGCGGAGCCCGGCGACTGTCTGCTGCTGATGGAAGGCACGAACGACATCAGCCGCGGAATCTCGCCGGAGACGACCCTGTTCAACCTGGACCGGATGGCCTCGCGGGCGGCCGAAGCCGGACGAGCGCCATACCACGCGACGTTGATTCCACGCCTGCTGAACGCCCGTTTCGACCCGAACAACGTGGAGAACCAGGATCTCGTTCAGGCGATCCGGCGGCTGGCCGCGGAGCGCGGCCGCGGCCTGGTCGATCCGTTCGAGGTGTTCGGTACCAGGCCGCGGCTGTTCCGGGAGTACTACTACGCGGGCGAGGAGGACCCGGTGGGGCACCCGAACGGACCGGGTTACGACCTGCTGGCGGCGGTCTTCGCCGACGTCCTCCTCGGGACGGATACCGTGCCGCCCGTGCCGACCCGGCTCGAACCGGCGCACGGCGCGATTCAGGTTCCGGCCGAAGCCACGGTGGAAGTGGAGGTGACGGATTTCGGCAGCGACATCGTGGGAGGGTCGGCAACGCTCGTGGTCGGCGGCACGCTCGCGCCGGCACCTGTCGTGGACGACGATGGACGCCGTCTGCACTGGAGCTACAAGCCGCCCGTCCCCTTGAGCGGCGTGGTCACGATGACCCTTCGCGCATGGGATCTGAACGGAAACGTCTACAGCCGGTTGCTCGGCCGCTTCCAGGTCCACGGTGCGGTCATTCCGCCGGGCGACGTGGACCGGGACGGACGGGTCACCGGCTCGGATCTGGTCCGCCTCGGCCTGGCGTTCGGCGCCGGCGCGAGTTCGCGGCGCTACGACGCCGACGCCGACCTCGACGGCAGCGGTCAGGTCGACGGCGAGGACCTGGCCGTCCTCGCCGCCAACTTCGGCGCCGGCGTCTGA
- the kdsB gene encoding 3-deoxy-manno-octulosonate cytidylyltransferase, whose product MSSAGLVADAVGVVCAIPARYDSIRLPRKALLPICGRPMIEHVYRRASAASGLDAVVVLTDHEEIRRTVEGFGGHCEMTPEDCRSGTDRIAWAARRWRADAVINVQGDEPLLDPGAITGLASHLRAHPAEDMATLAAEVDEDALEDPNQVKVVCGGDGYALYFSRAGIPFRRQVTDEGESAAPVRLHVGVYGYRRRVLLQLAALEQTPLERREGLEQLRALENGIRIRVLPINEAPLGVDTPGDLAVAERRMLAEVSH is encoded by the coding sequence GTGTCGAGTGCTGGACTCGTAGCAGACGCGGTCGGCGTCGTCTGTGCCATTCCTGCTCGCTATGACTCGATCCGACTGCCCAGGAAGGCTCTGCTACCGATCTGCGGCCGACCAATGATCGAGCACGTCTACCGGCGGGCGAGCGCGGCCTCCGGGCTCGACGCCGTCGTCGTGCTGACGGACCACGAGGAGATCCGCCGCACGGTGGAGGGCTTCGGCGGCCACTGCGAGATGACGCCGGAGGACTGCAGGAGCGGCACCGACCGGATCGCCTGGGCGGCTCGCCGGTGGCGGGCGGATGCCGTGATCAACGTGCAGGGCGACGAGCCGCTGCTCGATCCGGGGGCGATCACCGGGCTGGCTTCGCACCTTCGCGCTCATCCCGCGGAGGACATGGCGACGCTGGCCGCCGAGGTCGACGAGGATGCGCTCGAGGATCCGAACCAGGTCAAGGTCGTCTGCGGCGGCGACGGCTATGCCCTGTACTTCAGCCGCGCGGGGATTCCCTTCCGGCGGCAAGTCACAGACGAAGGAGAATCGGCCGCGCCGGTCCGGTTGCACGTGGGCGTCTACGGCTACCGGCGCAGGGTTCTCCTTCAGCTCGCCGCCCTGGAGCAGACGCCGCTCGAGCGCCGTGAAGGCCTGGAGCAGCTTCGCGCCCTGGAGAACGGCATCCGCATCCGGGTGCTGCCGATCAACGAGGCGCCGCTGGGGGTCGATACGCCGGGGGACCTGGCGGTAGCCGAGCGCCGGATGCTCGCCGAAGTGAGTCACTGA
- a CDS encoding CTP synthase has protein sequence MAKYIFITGGVVSSLGKGVAASSVGAILEARGFSVEMMKLDPYVNVDPGTMSPYQHGEVFVTDDGAEADLDLGHYERFTTCKTSKKHNYTTGKIYEAVINKERRGDYLGNTVQVIPHVTDEIKAGMRRVAGDADVVLVEIGGTVGDIESLPFLEAIRQFRQELGRNNAVNLHLTLVPYIAASDEQKTKPTQHSVRELRAIGISPDILLCRVDRDLPAETKAKIALFCNVDARNVVAARDVDTIYEVPLMFCREGLDESLLDLLNLPGSPRNLAGWERMVDRIRNPRGRVRIGIVGKYVELPDAYKSLNEALMHGGIANDVEVQLVYINAEDLEAESWPQELFEVDGLLVPIGFGPRGVEGKIRAIRYAREKRVPMFGICLGMQCMVIEMSRNACGLVGAHSTEFDEAAADPVIYKLRDLLGVEEMGGTMRLGAYPCLVEEGTLAAEVFTESADEAEGRMLIQERHRHRYEVNQKYLAALQSSGLVVSGRSPDGKFVEIVELPDHPWFLGCQFHPEYRSRPTDPHPLFVSYIRAAVEQKERSAAASASAGDELPAGSAEAN, from the coding sequence ATGGCCAAGTACATCTTCATCACCGGCGGCGTCGTGTCTTCACTGGGCAAGGGTGTCGCCGCGTCGTCGGTCGGTGCGATCCTCGAGGCGCGCGGCTTCTCGGTCGAGATGATGAAGCTCGACCCGTACGTCAACGTGGATCCGGGAACGATGTCGCCCTACCAGCACGGCGAGGTCTTCGTGACCGACGACGGCGCCGAGGCGGATCTCGACCTCGGGCACTACGAGCGCTTCACCACGTGCAAGACGAGCAAGAAGCACAACTACACGACGGGCAAGATCTACGAGGCCGTGATCAACAAGGAGCGGCGCGGGGACTATCTGGGCAACACCGTCCAGGTGATTCCCCACGTGACGGACGAGATCAAGGCGGGGATGCGGAGGGTGGCCGGCGACGCCGACGTCGTCCTGGTCGAGATCGGCGGCACGGTGGGCGACATCGAGTCCCTGCCCTTCCTCGAGGCGATCCGGCAGTTCCGCCAGGAACTCGGACGCAACAACGCGGTCAACCTCCATCTCACCCTGGTGCCCTACATCGCCGCCTCCGACGAGCAGAAGACGAAACCCACCCAGCACTCGGTGCGGGAACTGCGGGCGATCGGCATCTCGCCGGACATCCTGCTCTGCCGGGTGGACCGCGACCTGCCGGCGGAGACGAAGGCGAAAATCGCCCTGTTCTGCAACGTAGACGCGCGCAACGTCGTCGCCGCCCGCGACGTCGACACGATTTACGAAGTGCCGCTGATGTTCTGCCGCGAGGGCCTGGACGAGTCGCTTCTCGACCTGCTGAACCTCCCGGGTTCGCCGCGCAACCTGGCCGGTTGGGAACGGATGGTCGACCGAATCCGCAACCCGCGGGGCCGGGTGCGGATCGGCATCGTGGGCAAGTACGTCGAACTGCCCGACGCCTACAAGAGTCTGAACGAGGCGTTGATGCACGGCGGCATCGCCAACGACGTCGAGGTCCAGTTGGTCTACATCAACGCGGAGGACCTGGAGGCGGAGTCCTGGCCGCAGGAACTGTTCGAGGTCGACGGCCTGCTGGTTCCCATCGGCTTCGGCCCCCGCGGCGTGGAGGGCAAGATCCGGGCGATCCGCTACGCCCGCGAGAAGCGCGTGCCGATGTTCGGCATCTGCCTGGGAATGCAATGCATGGTGATCGAGATGTCCCGCAACGCCTGCGGTCTGGTGGGCGCCCACTCGACGGAGTTCGACGAAGCAGCAGCCGATCCGGTGATCTACAAGCTCCGCGATCTTCTCGGTGTCGAGGAGATGGGCGGCACGATGCGCCTCGGCGCCTATCCCTGCCTGGTCGAGGAGGGCACCCTGGCGGCCGAGGTCTTCACCGAGTCGGCCGACGAAGCGGAAGGACGGATGTTGATCCAGGAGCGCCACCGCCACCGCTACGAGGTCAACCAGAAGTACCTCGCCGCGCTCCAGAGCTCCGGCCTTGTCGTTTCCGGTCGCAGTCCGGACGGCAAGTTCGTCGAGATCGTCGAGCTGCCGGACCATCCCTGGTTCCTCGGCTGCCAGTTCCACCCCGAGTACCGCTCGCGGCCGACCGACCCGCACCCGCTCTTCGTCTCCTACATCCGCGCCGCGGTGGAGCAGAAGGAGCGGAGCGCGGCCGCCTCGGCGAGCGCCGGCGACGAGTTGCCGGCGGGCAGCGCCGAGGCGAACTGA
- the aat gene encoding leucyl/phenylalanyl-tRNA--protein transferase codes for MNRPGPFLLDEQSLDFPPPELADPGGLLAVGGDLEPERLLAAYTAGIFSWPLLGVDGPMLWFSPDPRLVLYPERFRVSRSLRKELRHGRFEVTVDTRFREVMTACAEDRSGRPGTWITEPLIDAFDRLHRRGFAHSVECVADGELAGGLYGVAVGGAFFGESMFTRRSNASKVALVHLVDRLRSWDFAFIDCQQVTEHLLRFGAEEVARTRFLDELAAAVALPGRPGSWRS; via the coding sequence ATGAACCGGCCGGGCCCCTTCCTGCTCGACGAGCAGAGCCTGGATTTCCCGCCTCCGGAGCTGGCGGATCCGGGCGGCCTGCTGGCGGTGGGCGGCGACCTCGAACCGGAGCGCCTGCTGGCGGCGTACACGGCGGGCATCTTCTCCTGGCCGCTCCTGGGCGTCGACGGACCCATGCTCTGGTTCTCGCCCGACCCGCGGCTGGTGCTCTATCCGGAGCGGTTCCGGGTTTCGCGGAGCCTCCGCAAGGAACTGCGGCACGGTCGCTTCGAGGTCACGGTCGACACGCGCTTTCGTGAGGTCATGACCGCCTGCGCGGAGGATCGTTCGGGCAGGCCGGGCACCTGGATCACGGAGCCTCTGATCGATGCGTTCGATCGCCTGCACCGCAGGGGGTTCGCGCACTCGGTCGAGTGTGTCGCGGACGGCGAGCTGGCCGGCGGCCTGTACGGGGTCGCCGTCGGCGGCGCGTTCTTCGGCGAGTCGATGTTCACGCGGCGTTCGAACGCGTCCAAGGTCGCCCTGGTTCACCTTGTCGACCGTTTGCGGAGCTGGGATTTCGCCTTCATCGATTGCCAGCAGGTCACCGAGCATCTCCTGCGCTTCGGAGCCGAGGAGGTCGCGCGAACGCGCTTCCTGGATGAACTGGCGGCCGCCGTCGCGTTACCCGGCCGCCCCGGCTCCTGGCGGAGCTAG
- the purH gene encoding bifunctional phosphoribosylaminoimidazolecarboxamide formyltransferase/IMP cyclohydrolase: MLPVRRALVSVFDKTGLEDLGSGLAKLGVEIISTGGTARQLAEGGVPVTAVSEITGHPEILHGRVKSLHPRIFGGILADRRRSEHRDELEQHEIPPIDLVAVNLYPFEDAAAAPDATVDGTVEMIDIGGPSMVRAAAKNFANVAVVVDPSDYPVVLAALESEGGLSEDVRRGLALKAFRHTRSYDTAIANWLANGRVVRGSDPPPPKAASTRRPKADLASLPATVHLELEQVLAPRYGENPHQAAAVYRQVGGGGVFGGFRQLQGKELSWNNLLDADAARKLSALFDGPEEDPVVVIVKHNNPCGVGRGGTLVEAYERALACDPVSAFGSIIAVNRPFDGALAEAMAKLFVEVVTAPSYEPAALERLGRKKNLRLLECPAFSPVPGQWELRAIEGGFLGQQIDAAPEDPAGWNCPTRAQPDAAQRRALDFAWKVCRATKSNAIVVTNEHQTVGIGAGQMSRVDSCRIALDKAQLDLAGTVAASDAFFPFRDGVDTLAAAGVTAIAQPGGSVRDDEIVAAADEHGIAMVLTGRRHFKH; encoded by the coding sequence ATGCTCCCCGTTCGCCGCGCACTGGTTTCGGTCTTCGACAAGACGGGCCTCGAGGATCTTGGATCGGGTCTGGCGAAGCTGGGCGTCGAGATCATCTCGACCGGCGGTACGGCGCGGCAGCTCGCGGAAGGCGGCGTGCCGGTGACCGCGGTGTCCGAGATCACCGGCCACCCGGAGATTCTCCACGGCCGGGTCAAGAGCCTGCACCCCCGCATCTTCGGCGGCATCCTCGCCGACCGCCGGCGTTCGGAGCACCGCGACGAACTCGAGCAGCACGAGATCCCCCCGATCGACCTGGTGGCGGTCAACCTCTATCCGTTCGAGGACGCCGCCGCGGCCCCGGACGCGACGGTGGACGGCACGGTGGAGATGATCGACATCGGCGGACCCAGCATGGTCCGGGCGGCGGCCAAGAACTTCGCCAACGTCGCCGTCGTCGTGGACCCGTCCGACTACCCGGTCGTGCTCGCGGCACTGGAGAGCGAAGGCGGCCTCTCGGAAGACGTCCGCCGCGGACTGGCGCTCAAGGCCTTCCGCCACACACGGAGCTACGACACGGCGATCGCCAACTGGCTGGCCAACGGCCGGGTGGTGCGCGGGTCTGACCCGCCGCCGCCGAAGGCGGCTTCGACTCGCCGGCCGAAGGCCGATCTTGCGTCCCTGCCCGCGACGGTTCACCTCGAGCTCGAGCAGGTCCTTGCGCCGCGCTATGGCGAGAACCCGCATCAGGCGGCCGCGGTCTACCGGCAGGTGGGCGGCGGCGGTGTCTTCGGCGGCTTCCGCCAGCTCCAGGGCAAGGAACTCTCGTGGAACAACCTCCTGGACGCCGACGCGGCGCGCAAGCTGTCGGCGCTCTTCGACGGTCCGGAGGAAGACCCCGTCGTGGTCATCGTCAAGCACAACAATCCCTGCGGCGTCGGTCGCGGCGGCACGCTGGTCGAGGCCTACGAACGCGCGCTGGCCTGCGATCCGGTGTCGGCGTTCGGTTCGATCATCGCCGTCAACCGGCCGTTCGACGGCGCTCTCGCGGAAGCGATGGCGAAGCTCTTCGTCGAGGTGGTGACGGCGCCTTCCTACGAGCCGGCCGCGCTGGAGCGGCTGGGCAGGAAGAAGAACCTGCGCCTGCTCGAATGTCCCGCCTTCTCGCCCGTCCCCGGCCAGTGGGAGCTGCGAGCGATCGAGGGCGGCTTTCTCGGCCAGCAGATCGACGCCGCGCCGGAAGATCCGGCCGGCTGGAACTGTCCGACCCGCGCTCAGCCGGACGCGGCCCAGCGTCGCGCTCTCGACTTCGCGTGGAAGGTCTGCCGGGCAACCAAGTCGAACGCGATCGTCGTCACCAACGAGCACCAGACGGTGGGCATCGGCGCCGGCCAGATGAGCCGCGTCGACTCCTGCCGGATCGCGCTGGACAAGGCGCAACTGGACCTCGCCGGAACGGTGGCCGCGTCCGACGCCTTCTTTCCCTTCCGCGACGGCGTCGACACCCTGGCTGCCGCCGGCGTGACCGCGATCGCCCAGCCGGGCGGATCGGTGCGCGACGACGAGATCGTCGCCGCCGCCGACGAGCACGGCATCGCGATGGTGCTCACCGGCCGGCGTCACTTCAAGCACTGA